AGGAAAAACAAGAGAGTGCCAATCGTTTAGGTGAAATTAAAATTCCCAGATaggagaaaggaaaaaaaccaactttataattaagaatttcagaaattttacaaGAAAGGTGTTTGTTGAAGCGGCTAGGGAAGATGACTTCAGATTTCAAATTATTGACTCTTTGCCCCGTCAAGTTACCATAAAATGCAAGACAGCTCTTGATATTCCTAGCAGCTTTTCTAGAAGCATTCGAGACAAGAATAATATCATCCGCATACATCAAATGGTTGAAATTACTTTGAAGGTTGGAGTTAAAGCCAGGAATGGCATTGATTTGCAGAGCATAATTGAGCATAGTAGTCAAGTTTTGAGCAACAAGAATAAATAAGTAGGGGGAAAGAGGGTCTCCCTGTCTAATGCCCCTACTAGCAGTGAACCAAGAAGTGTGAGTTTTGTTGATCAACAAGGCataagagacattacaaatACATGTCTTAATCCAGCTAACCCATCTACCAGGGAACCCCATTTTGGACATAGTAGCAAGAATTGCAGACCAACTCAGCGTGTCATAAGCCTTGGCTATATCTAGCTTAatcaacatcctagggggggaagcttcattatcaaTAGAATGAGCCACTTCTTGAAGAGTTATGATGTTATCAAAGGGAGATCTACCATTCACAAAACCACACTGTACTTTACCGATCAAATTAGGGAGGATCAATTTCAGACGATTAGCAAGAATTTTAGAGATAATCTTGTAGCAAACATTGCAAAGGGAAATTGGACGGTAATCAGCAGcaaacttaggattaggttttttaggAATTAAAGCAATAAATGTCTTACCCCAATTATTAGGCATGATTGAGTGACTAAAAAAAAACCTGACTGCTGAGAAGATGGCATCTCCTATCTCAGACCAGTAAAAACGATAGAACTCTACGTTGAAACCGTCTGGACCAGGGCTCTTACCAGCAGGTAATGATTGCAAAGCCTCAAATActtctttttttgttacttCTTTGATAAGATCCTCACCTTCATTCTCTGAGATCTTCGGAAGATCATCCGGAAGCTCCATTGTAATCTCATGTACCTGCCTACTTTCTGGATCATTCCAAAGATCTGAGAAAAAATTCATAAGATTCCGACTAATACTCGGAATGTCAGTATACACATTACCATTCAAATCTGTAATATTAGTGATAGCATTGTAGTGATTGCGGTAGCGAAcagaattaaaaaagaaagaggagTTAATATCACCATTTTGAACCCACATAAGTCTAGCCCTTTGGGCCCATTTAGTGTTGTTCTGTCTATGCAAAGCTGAAAGATTATTATACATAGCTGCAAGGGATtgaggggagaaatcatttgaAATATCTGAACCATCCTTACCTTCAGCTTCCTCAATGGATTTCTCCAGTTTCTCAATACCTACCTCAAGTGGGTGAAGACCTTTCTTTTTCCAATCCAACAGAAAATATCTGGTTCGAGAGAGAAGATGAGTTACAGCCTGCATAGGGTTAGAATGAGGCAAGAAATTCCAAGCCTTTCTAACACTCTCATGGCAACCCAAGTACTCCATCCAGAAGTTTTCAAAcctaaatattttctttttaccaACTTCCCTGGGAACAACAGTCATAAGAAGGGGCGAATGATCCGAAAGAAACCTAGGAAGATGTCGAACAAGACAAGAATCAAAACTGTTAGACCACAACAAATTAACTAGACATCGGTCCAAGCGGGCCCAACGTCTAGCAAGGCCATGTTGATTATTACACCAAGTGTAAGAAGAACCAATAAAGTTAACATCCAACAAGTTATTAGAGGCAATAAATTCAGCAAAAACAGAGGCCTTTCTACTATAGTAATAGTTAGAACCACCCCGATGTTCATCATTAGAAATAACCGAATTGAAATCACCCATGATAACCCAGGGTAAGTTTAGAGAATTCATACCAGAGAGCTCTTTCCAGAGTAGGCGTTGGTTATGGATGACGTTTGAGTTATAAATAGTTGAAAGAATCCAGCTGTTAGTGCTACTCGCAGTGACAACTAAATGTAGTGCATACCTGGAACTTACCAGTGGGGTTACCTCCCCAATGTTTTTATTCCAAATTATGATGATGCCTCCAGAGAATCCTTCTGCAAGCACCGCTGCCCACTTCCAAGGATCTTTGATTTTCGAACAAAATCTTTGGAGACGGTCGTCATTAGCTCTAGTTTCTACTAGACAAAAGATAGCCGGTTTGAGCTTCTTCAGAAGATATAAGATTCTAGAGGTGGTATCAGTACTTGATACTCCCCTACAGTTCCAACACACCAGTTTAGTAACTTCGTTAAACatagtaaaatatataatattaagaaGAACCAGGAAAAACATATTACGCAAACTTAAATAACACCAGAATGGATTGATAAAAAGCATCAAGCTGAGAACAAAAGGGACCAAGAAATCAAAGATTTTCTCCTCCAGTTACCACCCTCCCCTTCTTGGGTGATTTCTTCTGTATTTGTTTGCCTTTTCGCGACAGCGTCTCCTTCCGGTTGCTATTCTGGTATTGCACTAATGTCATCGAATCCTCTGGTTCCATAATATCTCCGCCCTCTGAAGATTCCTCAGTGCTAACTTCTGAATCACTCATATATTGGTCTGAATCCTCAGCAGATTGGGAGGGATTTGTAAGGACTGAAGAAACCCTCTCAACAGTCACTTGATGCGGCCCTGGAATACCCTCATAGACCTGTTCTTCAGAGAAATTGCTAGATATTCGAAGAGTAGGATGAGGAGCTGATAGTCCTTGTGTCTCACATGTCTTAACCCCCTTTCCTTTGTCCAAAGCCGAAGGAGAAAAGTTGATGGGCCTGTCAGGCGGTACATCATCCAAGGGACTCGATACAAGCACAGCATTTAATGCCTCCTCGGGAGCCGTTGGGGCGCTGCCAGGAGACACCATGCCGCACTCCATTCCCACCTGCAAATATTCTACATGCATAGTAGGATTATCTTTAGAACCAGGCAataagacattttcaaaaggaGCAGTTGAAACAACGTCACTGTTCCTAGAGTCCTGTGCTCTACGCGTGCTGGAGCCGCCTCTGCCCCTCAGACTACTACCGCCACGTGTCGACCATGCAGCCTGGTTCCTGACATTCGAGACGTTGGGAGGCGAAGAGCTGGGCGCACGTGATTTCTCGAGTAACGCACGTGATCCTGGACCTCCGAGACGACCAGCACCACCGCGAGCACCACCGCGGCCCTTTCTCCTCGTCACCAACATCCATGGTCCGTAATCCGGGCTTGAGGAATCGCCCTCAGCACCGAGATTAGCCTGCGGGTCTGTCGACTGGGGTTCCATGTCTGCCTCCATGCCATCACCCTCGGGATTGTAACTATCCTTGACCTCCTGCCTCTGCCGATCAGACTGATCGGAGAAACGGGGTGGAGAAGGATGTCGCGAATCCACCAGGCTCAGGCGGCTGCAATTATTAGACCCATGCCCGACGACCGCGCACTTATAGCAAAATGTAGGAAGACGCTCATAAAGGACGACAACAAAGACCTGGTGCTCATCGTCTCCCACCCAAAAACCTTGTTTCAATGGTTTAGCTAGGTCAATCTCGATGCAAATCCTCGCGAATTTGGACCTGGACAAAGAAGAAGTAACTTCATCAATTTTGAGCAGACGACCCAATAAAGAGGATACTGTTTCCAGCGCCTCGCCGTCCCACAGCTCGACGGGGAGGTTGTGTAACTGGACCCAAATGACAGCCGTAGATAGTTTGGTGAACGTTGGCTCGAAGAAAGGCTGCCACGGGGTCAGTTGCAGAACGACACCATTCACCGCCCAGGGACCTTCGAATAACAGCCGATTCATAGCATCCATCGTTCCACAACGAATAAGCAGATAACCGTTCGGCAAATCAGAGATCTGGAAAGCACCAAGCTCCGACCATTTAGAACCCAGTATTTCTTTAACTTGTTCGAACGGAGGTGACTTTCCGAAGAATTTTCCATACAACGATGTCTGAAAACGCATCTTCGCCCTTTGAATAGTATCTCCGTCCAGACGAAGAAACTCCGTGGTGCTTGCTTTCAGTTTGGATAGCATCGGACCTTCGACAAGCAGTGAGGTAGGGGGAGTTCTCTTAGCCGCAGCTGCAACATCCGCCCAAGACTTATTCACAAAGGAGACCTGAGGAGGTTGTcccccacttgccatggcaagagggggAGAGGGGATCCAAATGTAAAACTTGAGAAAGAGGCAGAATGGAGACGCTCAGGCAAAAGGATGCTTCGAACCAACTtttgataaaaacacaaatactcaACACAGGAGACCTAGTACCAATGGATCACAAGGTCGTTGGCGCTTGTTCATattgtcaataataataataacaataataataataataataataataataatgtttattttcctttctttctttttgttttgttggctCTTATTCTATAGATTTGGATCAATGTTTTCATGGTTTTGGACTCTTAATTTGAAAGAGAGGGTAGGCTATCCCCAGTCAGTCAATGAGGGCATTATACAAGTGGTAAGGATTCaactatcaataatttaaataaaaaaattattttatattttcaataattcaaacttTCCAAGAAAATTCTTAATACAAGGATTGGTTTCCTATCTCAATcctgagaaagaaaaaaaaaaataaaaattatgttcatAATacctaaaagaaagaaagaagaagacattcaaatattttttttcaataacgcCATGAGAATTATTGGCCCATGCAACTCATACTTTTCAAAACAACATCAAGTTCCACAATGACCATATCAAGCAACCTCTTACGTTGTCATTTGTGGAAAAGTTAAATGACCCACTGGTATTTGAAAAGCTGTTTTGCAATTTTCAGTTCATATCTAAATTTTActcaataaaattatgaaaaaatcatcatctatatatatatatatatatttcaatcaaataaTAGAAAAGGCAATGATGAATATTTGGCGTGCAAACAATAGTCCACAGCGCATGACAAACTTTATTCTGTTTCTGTTTTCACTTTTCATTCAGTGTGCTTGAAGGAAGCAAGATCTCAGAGACAATGAAAGAACAATTGCTTTGTTATCAAGTATACAAAGATTTAAGAAAAAGACTAAAAGCATGGTTGACCGTTTGATTGTACATCTAGAACTACTCTGACTGAAGATTTTTTATACAAAGAACAACTGTTTGACTTAAGAGTTCTAAACATGCTACAGCAATGGCAGAAAACTCTTCTCTGTgaacttccttttgttgagacTTTCAATTCAGGTATTTACACAAGCAGATTTCAAAGGATGGGTGCCGGCGCAGCGAAGACGGCAAAATCATGATGATAATAGAATCAGCGCTCAATGATTTTCGGTCCGGTGTACTTTGCTCCAAGTACAAAGAATTCATCGGGTTTAGCCTTTTCTTCAAGCCATGCATACTCGTCACCGTTCCCGGGCACAGAATCAGTGTCTCCTGGAATAGAAATTTGAGTTCGATGAGATTAAACGTTTATCGCATTCATCacttgtttaattgatttttcagaATCTTTCTAGACAAATTTTTAGAAGAGTAGTTGGTGTTAGGTTGCCAATATTGTGATTTTAGAGAAAAATGAGCCGACTATGATTTAATAGCATATGTGAACAAAACCaacattttcaataaaacattaCTGAAACTCTGTGAGAGATGAATGATATAATGAAGCATACCAGAAAAACTCGCATACGGGAAATCATTGTAGTACATACAGGGCCTTCCTTCCGCATCGGAATAAGGTGGCCCGAGCACATCAAGAACAGCACAGGAGGTCACTGCAGTAAAACGATGCATGTTGCCTCCTGCCAATGGATACAAAATGGAGGTCTCGCAGGGTGTAGTAAAAACAGCATCCCGGTGAAGTTTAGCCAACCGCATCCCCGGTGGTTGAACTGTTATGCATGCATATACATGAGAATAAGCAGACAAACCAGTAACCAATTGAGCCATTAAGTGAAAAATAACTTGAAATCTCACAATGTCCAGATTTTAATGGCTGATTAAAGTTTTCAGGAACATCTACCCAGTCGTAGGACTTTATGTGCATCGAACCGAATAAAAGTTTGCTGAAAACAGTCATTCCTGGATGATTATGGAGAGGGATGCAACTAGTTGGAGGTAAACAAAAAATGCCAATCTGCAAGGAGAACAAGAGACATTCAGCCGACAGCTATACTACAAAATGTTAGTTCACAGTACAATACTACAAAAAAGGTTTATTAAATCAGGATGTATGATACCGAGAATCTGGGGCAGTCGTAAAGGTGAAGATATCGCACGGCAGGAGGCCCTTTGTATTCAGTTTTCTTGAAAAAGGGCAAGTTCGGCGAAAGCCCCACATCCGCCGGAGTCAAACTATCTGAAGAAGAGAAGATAGAATGAAATCGATGAAAGAAATTATGACATTAAAACAGCATTCTTCTTGTAAGGATGCTCATGTTCGCCTAAATTGAACTGCAAACTCAAATATGCGGAATGTagctatataaataaatgaatggcTGCTCGCATgtaaagaacacaaatacaaacacacatgaaagttCATCATGTGACCctttatgaaaaaaatgcttTCTTCTTCAGGTGATACAATATAATGATCCGATGACGAAACATCGAATGAATGCGGAAACTAAAGTTATGATGTATCTAATAGAATAGAGATTAACAAATGAATACTCTATAAAAACACACCAGAATTCAGCAACCACTAATCAGATTTAGCAGGGAAAAGATGAGCAGACTTGATTCCACTGCTCAAAGTCATTGTCATTTAAATCTTTTCATGGATTCATCAAATTGAAGATTTGAACCAACCATGTGACATactccatgcaaacaaataagaaaagaagaagtatGTAATAATATCAGAAGACATATACTCAAATTACAAAAGGATTTATCAGATCCGCGATCACAAGGGCAAGTCCTCCAggaaatcaaaaaggaaaaaattagaTAACTTTGAAGCTGCCAATCTATGAGCAACTAAATTTACAACCAAGATgcaatatttcttcttcaaccaactcaaacaagcaatgaaattAATCAATTCTGAAAGCAGGACAAGCATTAAGCATAAAAAGGAAAGAGTTTTAAGACACAATCTACCACATATAGGAATTCAATCAATAATGAATATCAGAATTAGGataaccaaacaaacaaataagaagcttgaatttaaaaaaaaaaaaaaatgagaacttTAGGGTTCGGGAGTACAACATACCAAGAACGGATCGAATCCGCTCAACATCCTCAGGTGGCGGCACAACACCGGCGCCGCCATCAGCGAAAACATCCTTGCAAACATCATAAAGCCTCTGAACAGCACTCTGCATGGATCCCGCCTTCTTCTGCCGCCGCCTAATCTTCTTAGACGAGGATTTATAAGGCTTCTCAACCAGCTGCCCGTCGACCCTcatgaaacaaacaaagaaatcccCCACCACACCAAAAACaccaaaaaccaataaaaaatcgTTGCTTTCGATGGTAGAGGATGGAAGCGAAGGACAAAGATGGGACCTTTATATTGGGAAACTATGATACATGTGCGTTGGTGAAGATTGAGATGTGAATGGTGGATTGGATGGGTACAAAAGGGTGGATGGATGTGGTGAGAGATTGAAGGAATGGCAGAGCAGCATGGTATGATGGCAAATGGCAAATGGCAAATGGCAATGGTGGTGGATAAATATCCTGTTTGGATGGAAAACCAGGGGCAGAAGCCATGCCAAGGAACACTAGTACTACTCTGCCTTTGCTTTCCTGTGGGCGCTTACTCTTACTCTCCATCCACCCAAACTGCCTTGCTTTTTTTATGATTTCCACCctctctttttcccttttttttctttttccttctttctcttttcataTAACACCCTcaaaatttaacaattatatttttctcatatatatatatatatatatatttagaaattagAATGGTGTTTCCATGACTTTCATTTCTCTGGAATAATTTTTAACTCTGTAGAGTTACTGTTCTTTTGGAATGTTATTGATAATTATTAGAGTATttgatgataattattaaataatgatgTGAtggttattatttgtataaaatattatataaaattattgttatttattatgcaTAATTGTTGCTTAatactatttaatattatttaatattgtatgTTTAGAATGACAGTATTCAATCATGGTATATGATATATAGTGGGATGAATTTCACTAAATTATGTGTCCTCGTGTGTGTGGTACGTGGTGGTTTTTTATACACAAgatatgtttattaattattattattattattacttgtgTGGTGGGGTgtctatttgaaaaaattaaaataaaagtaatcatgaaaataataatatatgataataacTCTCTGGTGGGTGTTAATATTGGGGTTATTGGTGACTAATATTAACTATCCACTAAgatctttaattatgtcatggagatatatatatatatatattattacggTGTCACATGTAATAACAAACTATGAAATTAAAGCTACTCGGTAAATTAGAAAGATTTCAAGTAGTTATAtcgaaaagaaacaaatgtatATATAAGCAATTCATCATCTAAAAACTTTgtttaaccaaatataaaaattttcattgagCAGATATTAGATTAtcatttaatagtttttaatgtggctctctctctcttctcataaagtcagatttttttataataaaaaaatatattctcggatttaaaaaaacacacttaccAGAGTAAAAAAGCCCGCACAATTAGATTAGATCAAATCTAATTACGATTATCACTGTgcaaatatcttatattttaaatCTAGAGAAGTATATAGATAATtaaccttcatatatatatatatatatatatattcatacatacatatacaaaatTGAAATGGAGGATGACGATTTAAAAGTATGCAAATGAGTAGAGAGAGAccagaaaaacaaagaatcaaaagTAGGCTGGTCTAAGAgcaccatcatatatatatatatatctatacacacatacatacatattcaTAAaggttatatattaaaaaattgatatggatgatgatgaagatataaAAGCATGCAAAGGAGTAGAAAGAGGCCcgaaaaacaaataatcaaaagaaGACTAGTCTAAGAGCACCAAAGAAAGTTTTAGATGCAAAAGGACCGGTTCAATTCAAATGCATATTTGGCACTCAAGCTATTGaatttataacataaataaaagttaaGTATTACATTAAACGATTAAATCTTATCATCTAATCAACTATAACAagctttcattaattattaacgTGTCcacttttcttaattgatttaTGTTGTTCTCTGACTTTGTCTTCTTTCTTaccaactatatatatttatatattattaaaataaatatttttttttttttcaaattcctaGTTAATCTATTGGTATCGGATTATTGGTATCGGGTTTTTGGTATCAGATTATTAGTATCGGGTTATTTATGTGAGTTGTTCGTATTTAATCGAAAAAAAGGATTCAAACTTTAGTTCATATAGGATGAAGACATATGTgtattgaaatattaattttatatttgtacacactctaatatttatttataaaaaaaaaaaatttgatattttttaccGTATTGATTCTCGTGTTCAATTCAAATTAAACGTGGGTATTCAAAAGAatggttttaatttaatgttacTGGTTTTGTGAATAAAACATTACTTTTTCTTCGTATTATtcaattttcttaataatatttCAGAATCAAGAgaggccaatatatatatatatatatatattttaaaaatgagattaaaagaaaaacaaaaacaaaaacaaaagttataCAAGCAAAGTGAACCACGCGTGCATGCAAAGTCAACAAGCAACAACAAGGATGCACCGTATTCTAcccaaaagataaaaataaagactttaaaatataaataaagagaaTACCAGAAATCTCATCCTTAGAAGCAACCAGAGCTTTTATTTCACCTTTGTTTTTGCCAATGCTTGTATTCAAAGTTGCAAACCATGTACTTTCTTATTCCGAAAAAGAATTGATTAGCTTGAGAATGAATCCAAACATTTACATCATTGCTTTGaaaatgaaatagaataaaaactTATTACATTATGAAGCACCTGTTAATCTATGTTAATGCCAAAATTGGTGCATGTACAGCTTGTTTTGCAACTAAACTAATTGTcttaaatatgaaattacaATTTATGACTAAGAAAAGACTTGTTTGCTTCAATGAATCTGTTAACTTTATCTTCTTTCAGCCACAAAAGTTTCACCACCATGATCTCCAAAAGAGATACCCTCCGCCGCATCGTCATCCACTGTCAATCTCCGGCGCCATTATATACAAACCAACGGAGCACAGTCATGTAGACAGCCACTTCTGCTCAGAGTACGGAATTGTGTGATCGTTGTTGTACAGCTTCCGGCCGACGATCCTCGCGCACTTGGGTGAAATTTGCATTGCTGCGCCAAGAACACATTTGCGGTACGAAATATCCTCTGATGTTCCGTCTGTTCTGGCCAGGAAAAAACATCTACTGCcctggtgtgacggatgatgacCAACCTACATTTATTGATACCGAAAAATCAGCAAGGGACTCGACTAAACAAAAACCATATTCTCATGTGTACTACGAAAGTCGCATTTATTACCGTGATATCTTGAATTCCACTTCCCATTTTCTCATCTCTTCTGGGATGATAATGTATGGCTTCTATCAAACGTGACTTGTCTGCCTCATTAAGGTATCCACCAATTGGATATCTGCATGTCATTTCCCTCAGTCAAAAGAATGCTCAAATTTCTTCCTCAAAATTTAGTACAAGCAACCAAGAAATAATGAAGTTTGTGTAgaacaaaagaaattttcaaaacaGGCTATCATATGGTATAAAAAGAGCAGAAAGAAACAAATGAGTTGAGGGAAAAACAAAGCGGAATATCAATGAGCTCGGAAAGAAACATAGCAAATTAGGGACTTACTCATGCAATATTCTCCGCAAAGAAGAGGACATGTCCACCAGATTTGCGAAGGAAGAGTCAGCATTTAGAGAAGAATTAAGCTCATAGTCGAGATGTGTCTGACTATTTGGCATAAACCTCTGCGTATTTGAATGTTTGTTTGGATGATAATCACAATTAGCCATGCCTGCAACGGCATTCTGAGATTTATTTATCCGAAGAGAACTCAATGTCTCGTATATATTCTCACTCGGCTTGATATTAGGAACCTAGATGTAAACAGGACAAATAATACGCAATATCAATAAATCATAGACAGGACAATCATGCTATAAAAGAGTAATATACAGTACGAATGGTAAAAGGTAAACCTCTACCTCCCCAGAATACATGATTTCAAATGGTCCGCCTGTTCCTATTGGAGCCTCCTTCCCCCAAGCCATTGCATCAATGGTGCCACAAAGATGATCAACTGAGCCTTCTTTGGCAGCTTTAATGAAGGAATTAGATGGATTCTGTGAAAAAACACACCCAACTTTTTGATATTTGATGCATGAACCAAACAATATAAATCACAACACAAATGATACTAACAGAAAAGGCGGCTTGATTGAAAGGTGTTGGATTTTTTAGCTTCAGCCCTTTGCGACTTAATCCACTAAACTGTCCAGTTACTGAAAGGCGATCAGCAACAACTCTCAAGTGTTCTTGATGCACTTTTCTACCTGTATCGGACATTGCTGATTTTAAGCTCTGCAATTCACAAAAATGAAGACCAAGATTTGAGCAAACAtaaaaatcacttaaaaaaattcagaattgcTTATTTTAAGCTCTACAATTCAcaaaaatgaagatcaagattTGAGCAAATGAAATtacttgaaaagaaaaagataaagtcAGAATCAGAAAAGGGGAGAATCTTactccaaaaaaatatttccatgCTGTGTCTATCCCATTCACGTCAGAAACATCATGCACGTTATCTGGATGGCTACGAGTCCAATCAATCAGTTCCATTATGGGCAGACAGGCATTCACAAGAGTGCTCCATAACATTCCTGGCACACAATGCTCCGACATAAAAACTTTGACAAAAAGTTCACCATCTGGATTACGTGAACCCAGTTGATAATCCCACAAAATATCAACTCGCTTAAACTCCAAGAGTCCTGAAACAATCAACATATTGCATAAATCATCTTATAGGCTGATAAGGAATAAATTCCAAAATTACACATTTCAAACATATAAGAgcatttgatataattggataACGAACATCCTAACGAAAGAACTAACAGGACAAAGCAACAAAATCTACAGAGCTGACAGTGAGAAATACTAAAGAATACTTAAGATATTTTATCGAAAAAGAGCGAAGGGTAAATAACCTACAGAGCTTACATCAAAGCAATTTAAACTTTTCCTAGCGACTTGCACACATATAATTCAAGCGAATAGAAAAAGGAACAACTctttaaaattgaaataaatatgcATTTCCTTGAACAAAACTAGATTTAGAACATGTAAATCTACCCAGCTACTATAAATCATTTTTCCCACTCATTATTCTTTAATGTTAAACAGTGGACCTTGATGTACCAGTAATACTGTTTATAGCAACTAAGCAATGAGGAAGAGATGGTTGACGTGAGAAACAACAAGATAGGATGTACAGCTAAACCAGAGTATACTAGATACTCCCTAGACCTCACCCTGTGGAGTGTGCAACAACCTACCTTTACTAGCATAAGTTAAGCGGAATTCTATTATAGCCAGTAATATGTAAGGCtttataaaaccattctcaaagcAAAGGATGCATTTGAAACTCGTAAAGAAAAGGAGTTTGGCACTCATCCAAAGAAGTTATTAAGGAAATAAAATCATCTTGAGGAATGATTACCTTTAACGAGTGTCTGAAGCAACATTGGTATCAAAGCATCTCTTATGGTATCCAACTGTATGTCTGCGTCAGATAATTTAACAGCTATCGGGATTGCATcatcatattccttctcttcatCCATTACCATAGAATCCCTGAAAATAGGTCATAAATGCCGCAAATTAAAAAGGACAATAGGAAGCCCCCAATATATTTATCAAGCACAGACATAAATGAAGGtgataaaaaatcaaaagcaatCAATTTTTTACAAGCAAGACAAGATGAATGTC
This genomic window from Dioscorea cayenensis subsp. rotundata cultivar TDr96_F1 chromosome 20, TDr96_F1_v2_PseudoChromosome.rev07_lg8_w22 25.fasta, whole genome shotgun sequence contains:
- the LOC120251925 gene encoding plant cysteine oxidase 2-like, which codes for MRVDGQLVEKPYKSSSKKIRRRQKKAGSMQSAVQRLYDVCKDVFADGGAGVVPPPEDVERIRSVLDSLTPADVGLSPNLPFFKKTEYKGPPAVRYLHLYDCPRFSIGIFCLPPTSCIPLHNHPGMTVFSKLLFGSMHIKSYDWVDVPENFNQPLKSGHFQPPGMRLAKLHRDAVFTTPCETSILYPLAGGNMHRFTAVTSCAVLDVLGPPYSDAEGRPCMYYNDFPYASFSGDTDSVPGNGDEYAWLEEKAKPDEFFVLGAKYTGPKIIER